The Sphingobacteriales bacterium nucleotide sequence AATTTGCTGTATAACATATGATTCATTGGCAAATCTGAATTATTGGTTATTAAATATTTATTTGTAAATTGGATATTTAACTCTTCGCTTTTTTGCTTAACAACATATTCAAAACAAATACTATCTCTTATAATTGTATCTATCCTATTAGAAAAATGATACTTTGTCTGACTGTAATATTTTATTTTTATAGTATCACCAATATGGAAATTAATTCTATTTATAATTAATCTTTGTTTTAATATTTCTATATTTTCAAACCCACTTTTATATACATCCTCTATCCAATTTTTAATACCATAAATATTTACAATAAAATTAGAATCTTTATTTATAATAAGTCTATAATTTGATAAACCAGATGTTCTAATTATTTTCAATGTATCATTATCAATAAAACAAGGCGAAAACCAGTAATCTTTATTGGCAAAAAATGATGTATCAATATTATTTCCATCAATTCGTTCATGAATAAAAATACCAGTATCAGGAATCATTAAATTAGAATCAACAATCACTTTATTTTCTAATCCAAAATTGAATATTACTTCATTCTTTTTCTTTTCATTTTTACAAGACATAAAAATTGAACTCAAGGATAATATTATTACAATTTGCTTCATTAGATATCGCCACTACGTGGCTTGTGTTGTATTGTTTTTTTTGTTATAAAGTTATCGTCGCTATGCGACTTTTATTTTTAAATTATTTCATTTTCAAATCATCAAATTATCTCATTATTTCATTGCTTCATTATCAAATTAATCTACCCACCAGCAACAGCGCCAATAATGATGATTTTGTCTTCATCGAATAAGATGGTTTTTTGCCATTCGCTGCGTGGTATTATTTCTTCGTTTAATGCTAATGCAATGCCATTCATTTCTTTTAGTTCTAAGGTTTCAATAGCTTTTTCCAGCGATGTATTTTCATCAAATTCGTGAATAATATTATTAATAATCAACTTCATTATTACATTGTTTTATTGTTACATTGATAAATTAATTACAAACTCCTGGAAATGCGAATAGGCAAGACTCGTTCCCTACGTTGGTATTAGCCAAATCAGGTTCAAAGGATATTTCTCAGCCAAATAAACAGCACTCCTAGA carries:
- the thiS gene encoding sulfur carrier protein ThiS gives rise to the protein MKLIINNIIHEFDENTSLEKAIETLELKEMNGIALALNEEIIPRSEWQKTILFDEDKIIIIGAVAGG